GTGCCTGTCCTTCGGCTTGCCCTGCTGTTTCTCATTGCGTGTGTGTAACAGGTTTCGTACGCCGGCGCCTGCCGCGTACGGGGTGACGGGTCCGCCGTCGCGGCGTGGAGGATTCATGAACGCGGTCTCGATTCGGAAAGTGATTCCGGCGGTAGTGGTGACGCTGCTGCTCGTGGCGCCGTGGGCCGCCGCAGGCCAGGACGCCCGGCCTCAGCCCGGAGCCGATCCGGTCCTGGAGGCGCTAGTCGCCGAGGCGTTGGCGCGCAATCCTGACGTGGCCGCCGCACAGGCGGCTATCAAGGCGGCGCACGCTCGCCCGGGTCAAGTCGGCGCACTGCCCGATCCGATGGTCTCTTTGATCTTGACGAACGACGGCTGGGCACCGAGCCTCGGCAGCATGCCAATGACGACGCTTGGGTTGATGGCGAGTCAGGAGCTGCCCTACCCGGGTAAGCGACAGCAGCGCATGGAGGTGGCGATGAGCGAAGCCCGCCAGGGCGAGCCGCAGCTGACCCGTACGAGGCTCGCGATTGAGGCCGCTGTGACGCGCGCCTACTACGGGCTGCTCCTCGCTCGCGAACTGGCCGAGCTCACGAAGGAACAACGCGAACTGTGGCGGCAGGTGGAGGTGGTCACCAGGGCGCGCTACGCCGTCGGCGAGGGCGCCCAGCAGGACGTGCTGCGCGTCCAGGTCGAAGTGACCCGCATCGAACAGCGCGCAATCGAACAGGCATCCGAAGCGGAATTGCGGCTCGCTGAGCTGAATCGTCTCCTGGCGCGGCCGATCGAGGCACGCATCGAAACGTCAGCCAAGCTCGCACTTCACCCGATGACCGCATCGCTGCCAGACATGATCGAACAGGCCCGCACCTCCAGCCCGGACCTCGCCGCGGCCAGACTCGCCGTGGCCACGGAGCGGTCGGTCCTCGCCCTTGCCAAGCTCGACTTCAAGCCCGACTTCTCCGTTCAAGCCAGCTACATGAACCGGGGGGGCCTGAGTCCGATGTGGCTGGCCGGCGTCGGGGTGAGCTGGCCGTTCAACAAGGCGAAACGCCAAAGCGCCGTTGCCGAATCGCAGCTGCGGTCAGAACGCGACGACCGGGTGATTGAGTCGATTGAACTGCAGTTGCGTTTGCGGACGCAGGAACGATACACGCGAGCCCGGACCGCCGAGAAGATCGTCGACCTCTACGATCAGGGCATTGTCCCGCAGGACCGCATGACGGTCGAGGCCGCGATCGCCAATTACCAGTCCGGCCGCGTGCCGTTTGTGTCGGTGCTCGAGGCGATGACATCCCTCTATGCGGACCGCTGGACACGGGAGACCCTCATCACCGACCACGCACGACTGCTCGCAAGCATCAAGGAAGCCAGCCTCGAGGCGTCACCAGAAATGGCGGCAGTCGGGGCCGTGACCGCGGCCCAGCCATCCGGAGTGCCGGGTGCGATGGGTGGGGGCATGGCAGGGCGCCAGGAGTAATGACGATGAAACGGATCACACGAAACGGAATGG
This Acidobacteriota bacterium DNA region includes the following protein-coding sequences:
- a CDS encoding TolC family protein, which gives rise to MNAVSIRKVIPAVVVTLLLVAPWAAAGQDARPQPGADPVLEALVAEALARNPDVAAAQAAIKAAHARPGQVGALPDPMVSLILTNDGWAPSLGSMPMTTLGLMASQELPYPGKRQQRMEVAMSEARQGEPQLTRTRLAIEAAVTRAYYGLLLARELAELTKEQRELWRQVEVVTRARYAVGEGAQQDVLRVQVEVTRIEQRAIEQASEAELRLAELNRLLARPIEARIETSAKLALHPMTASLPDMIEQARTSSPDLAAARLAVATERSVLALAKLDFKPDFSVQASYMNRGGLSPMWLAGVGVSWPFNKAKRQSAVAESQLRSERDDRVIESIELQLRLRTQERYTRARTAEKIVDLYDQGIVPQDRMTVEAAIANYQSGRVPFVSVLEAMTSLYADRWTRETLITDHARLLASIKEASLEASPEMAAVGAVTAAQPSGVPGAMGGGMAGRQE